One Skermanella pratensis genomic window, GCGGTGAACCCCGGGATGATCTCCTCTTCGGCCTTGTAGCGCCGCACCCGGTCGCCGAGATCGCCGAAGGTGGAACGGACCAGTTCGAACGCCGACTGGCGCGCTGCCGGCGCGCGGCTCATTTCGCCCTCGTCCATCCAGTAGGCCCATTCCGCTTCCGGAACGAGGATCTCGGCGTTGGCGAAGGCCAGGCTGTTGTCGGTGCCCTTGATCCCTGAGATATGGTCGCCGTGGAAGTGCGAGATCACCAGGGTGGTGATCGAGGCCGGATCGATCCCGGCCACGGCCATGTTCCGGCTCATCATCCCGGTGGTCGGCCCCAGCTTTCCGCCGGACCCGGCGTCCAGCAGGACGATCTGGCTGCCGGTGTGGACGACCGCCGGAGTGTAGGTGATGCGGAGACTGTCGGTCGGCCGGAACGCGTCCTTCAAGGCTCCCTGCACTTGGTCGAGCGGAGCATTGACTACGAACTTGTCGTCCATGGGCCGGGTGCCGTACCCGTCGAACAGCGACGTCACTTCGAACGACCCGACCTTGTAGCGGAAGGCTCCCGGAAGCTGCGCGTTCGCCTGCGGCGGCGCGCCCTGGGCATGGGCCGCCCCGGAACCGAGCGGGCCAGCCGCCGCCGTCGCGGTCACGGCCGCTGCGGTGCCGAGAAGAGCGCGGCGATTCATTCCTGCTTCTGCCATGGCTTCGTTCCTCCTGTCTGCTGGCTGCCGTTTGCCGGCCGATACCGTCATTTAGGTCGATGCACGCGAAAGTCTTCGCCGCCCGTTCAAGCAGGACAGCTTTGTGAAATGCATCAGCCGCCAGGCTGTTCCCACGCGACCGGCCGAAAGTCGGGCATGCCTGCCATGAAGGCATTCCAGCCGGGAAACCTGTTCCGGCATCGAAGGTGCCGAATAGACTGCGTTCAACCGAAAGTTCAGCAGTTATAGGGACAAAGGGAGGATACATGGAGAAGTTCACGAAGCGGGCGCTGGGAGCCTGCTCGCTCCTGGCGCTGATGGTGACGGCCGCCACGGCGCAGACCGGGTCGCCCGCACGGGTGACGGAGACGACATACAGGGTCGCGGGCCTGACCACCCCCGCCGAAATCATCGTCGACCGCTGGGGCGTTCCGCACCTTTATGCGGAAAACACTTACGACGTTTTCTTCGTTCAAGGCTTCAACGCGGCGCGCGACCGGCTCTGGCAGATCGACCTGTGGCGGAAGCGCGGCCTGGGCGAACTCGCCCGCGACTTCGGCCCGGCCTATGTCGAGCAGGACCGGATGGCCCGGCAGTTGCTGTACCGTGGCGACATGTACCGGGAATGGCTGGCGTACGGGTCGGATTCGAAGCGGATCGCCCAGCGGTACACCGACGGGGTGAATGCATTCGTCACCCTGGCGCGGCAGAACGCCGACCTGCTGCCCATGGAGTTCAAGCTTCTGGGATACCAGCCGTCCTACTGGCTGCCGGAAGACGTGGTGCGCATCCGCAGCCACGGCCTCACCCGCAACCTCGACAGCGAGATCGAGCGCGCGGCCGTTGCCTGCGCCGCCGACCTCAAGACCGACCTCATGCGCCGCACCCTGGAGGTCGACGCCGAGACGACGGGTTGGGATACGAAGGTGCCGGAGGGGCTCGATCCCTGTGCGATCCCGCCCCAGGTCGCGCAGGCGTACAAGCTCGGTACCGGAAGCGTAAGCTTTACCAAGGAGAAGCTGGCCGGCGGCCAGCGCGCCAACCTCGAGCCCGGGCGGGAGCCGGAGATCGAGCCGACGGCGCTCGGCAGCAACAACTGGGCGATCGCCCCGGAAAAGACCACGACCGGCAGGGCGATCCTGGCCAACGATCCCCACCGGGCCCACGGGGCGCCCTCGCTGCGTTACATCGCGCACCTGAATGCGCCGGGCTTCAGCGTGATCGGCGCGGGCGAGCCTTCGCTTCCCGGCATCTCGATCGGCCACAACGGCAAGATCGCCTTCGGCCTGACGATCTTCTCGATCGACCAGGAAGACCTCTACGTCTACGACCTGAACCCGGCGGACCGGTCCCAGTACAACTACCAGGGACGATGGGAGCCGATGACGACGGTCTCCGACGAGATCCCGGTCAAGGGGCAGTCCGATCGCAAGGTGGGTCTCCGCTATACCCGGCACGGCCCGGTGCTTTACGTGGACGAGACGAACAACAAGGCCTACGCCGTGCGCGCCGCTTGGCTGGAGCCGGGGATGGCACCTTATTTCGGCAGCATCGACTATATGCGCGCCGAGAACTGGGACGAGTTCCTGGGCGCCATGAACCGCTGGGGCTCCCCGTCGGAGAACCAGGTCTACGCCGACGCCGACGGCAATATCGGCTGGAAGCCGGGCGGGCTGACGCCCGTGCGGCCGAACTGGGACGGGCTGCTGCCGGTGCCGGGCGACGGCCGCTACGAATGGGCCGGCTACCGCGACATGGACGAGTTGCCGGTCGAGTACAATCCGCCGCGCAACTGGGTCGGAAGCGCCAACCAGAACAACCTGCCGCCGGGATATCCCAACGCCGAGAAGAAGATCGGCTTCGAATGGACCGATCCTTCCCGCTTCGACCGGATCAGCGAGGTCCTGGGCGCCGACCGCAAGTTCGGGCTGGAGGACTCCATGGCGCTCCAGGCCGACACGACCTCGATCCAGGGCCGGCGCGTCACCGCGCTGCTCGACGGGCTTCAAAGCGCCGAACCGGAGGTGGGCCAGGCGCTCCGGCTGCTGACGTCCTGGAACGGCGTGCTGACCGCCGACAGCGCCGCCGGCGCGCTCTACGAAATCTGGTTCATGAAGCACCTGCGGCCCGCGGTTGTCCGTGCGACGGTGCCGAAGGAAGCCGTGGAACTGGTCGACAAGGGTGGTGTCCAGAGCGGGGAACCGGCGGCGATCATCGCGGTGCTTGAACAGCCGGACCAGCGGCTCGGCAGCGATCCCGCCGAGGCCCGAAACGCCCTGCTGCTGGACACCTTGAAGCCGGCGATATCGGAACTGAAGGCGAAGCTGGGACCGGACATGCAGGCGTGGCGTTGGGCAAGCCTGCACCACGGCTATTTCGAGCATCCCCTGGCCGCGGTCGTCGGGACGGAGGAGAAGCGCCTGCTGGATGTCGGGCCGTTCCCCAAGGGGGGCAGCGGCTTCACGCCGAACGCCACGACCTATCGGACCAGCGATTTCCGGATCACCGCCGGGGGCTCGTTCAAGATGGTGCTCGACGTCGGCAACTGGGACGCCTCGCGCGCGGTGAACACGCCGGGCCAGTCCGGCAACCCGAACAGCCCCCATTACCGGGATCTCGCTCCGCTCTGGCAGCAGGAACAGTATTTCCCGCTGCTCTACAGCCGCAAGGAGATCGAAGAAGCGGCGGCGGAGCGGATCCGTCTGATCCCGTCCAATTGACGGCATATTACGGCCCGCCGCCCATCGAGCGGAAGGCGGGCAAAGTCTTGGAGAAGTGAAATGAAGATCGACGACCGCATCAGGGAAATGCACGGCGAACTGACCGAGTGGCGGCGTGACCTTCACGCCCACCCGGAACTGGGTTTCGAAGAGCACCGGACGAGCGACTTCGTCGCCCGAAAGCTGGAAGAGTTCGGCCTGGAGGTCCACAGGGGCATCGCCAAGACGGGCGTGGTCGGCGTGCTGCGGGCAGGGCGCGGCGGCAACCAGGCGATCGGCCTTCGGGCCGACATGGACGCCCTGCCGATCAACGAGGCCAACGACCTGCCGTACAAGTCGACTGCCCCGGGAAAAATGCACGCCTGCGGCCATGACGGCCATACCACCATGCTGCTGGGTGCCGCCCGCTACCTCGCGGAGACCAAGCGGTTCGACGGTACGGCCTACTTCATCTTCCAGCCCGCGGAGGAAACCGCCGGCGGCGGCCGGGTGATGGTCGAGGAGGGGTTGATGGACCGCTTCCCGATGGCGGCCGTCTATGGGATGCACAATTGGCCCGGCCTGCCGGTCGGGAGCGTCGGCGCCGTGGTCGGTCCGGTCATGGCGTCGATGGACACCTTCGAGATCACCGTGACCGGCCTGGGTACCCATGCCGCCATGCCGCACCTGGGAAGGGACCCGATCGTGGCGGGCGCCAACCTGGTCTCGACCCTCCAGACGATCGCCAGCAGGACGATCGCCCCGACCGACGCCGTGGTGGTCAGCGTGACCCAGTTCCACGCCGGGGACGCCTTCAACGTCATCCCGGAGACGGTGAACATCCGCGGCACGGTCCGCACCCTCGACCGTGACGTCCAGGCGGGCATGGAGCCGGCGCTGCGCCGGATCTGCGAGGGGGTGGCCCATGCCCACGGCATCACCATGGAACTGCGATACACCTACGGATATCCGGTGACGGTCAACACGGCGGCGGAGACCGAGTTCGCCCGGATCGTCGCGGCGCAGGTGGTCGGGTCGGACCAGGTCCGGACCGACCTGGCGCCCAGCATGGGCGCCGAGGATTTCGCCTTCATGCTGGAGCATCGCCCCGGCTGCTATGTCTGGGTGGGCAACGGGCCGACCGACGGCAACCGGCTGCTCCATAATCCCCGTTACGACTTCAACGACGACATCCTGCCGATCGGGGTCTCCTACTGGGGCGAACTGGTCGAACGCGCCCTTCCGGCGCGCGGCTGAGGGAGGCGAGCCATGGCGACGAGACTGCCGAATGAGAGCCGCCGGGACGCGAGCAAGCCTTTCGCGATCTTCACCCTGTTCATGCTGCTGGTCATGATCTTCCCCGTCTATGGCTTCGCCAACAGCGTCGAGCCCATGATCCTGGGACTGCCGTTCTCGCTGTTCTGGATCATCGCCTGGATCGGCGTCGAATTCATTGGCCTGGTCTGCTTCATCGCCTATGAGTTCACGGGGGGCGACCGCTGATGGAACGGTGGATGATCGCATTGCTGGCGATGGGCGTTTATCTCGTCTTCGCCTTCCTGATCGGGTTGCTGGCGGGCCGGGGCCGGTCCTTCTGGTCGGTGTCGGAATACACCGTCGCCGACCGCGGCCTCGGGCTCGTGCTGATGTGGTTCCTGATGGGCGGGACTGTGTTCAGCGCCTTCGCCTTTCTGGGTGGGCCGGGCTGGGCCTATTCCAAGGGGGCGGCGTCCTTCTACATCCTGGCCTACACGTGCCTCGGCCTGCTGCCCTGGTATCTGATCGGGCCTAAGGTGGCCCGCATCGGCGAGCGCAAGAACTTCTACACCATGGGCGATTTCCTCGGCGACCGGTACCGGTCGAGGGCCATCCAGGTCCTCGTGGGGATCATCTCCGTGCTGGCCTTCATCCAGTATCTCACTTTGCAAATCAAGGGGATGGCTTACGTCTTCAATGTATTGACTGAAGATGCGATCCCGATCTGGCTCGGTGCGCTGATCTCCTACGGGATCGTCATCGTCTATGTCGCGACCAGCGGCGTGCGGGGTGCCGCATGGAGCGACGTGCTGCAGGGGATCCTGATGCTGGTTGTCGCCTGGGTCGTCGGGTTCACCCTGGTCTACCAGTTCCACGACGGTATCGGCGCGATGTTCCGTGGGATCGCCGAGAGCCGTCCCGGCTTCCTGACGATCGGCGGCGAAGGGTCGGCGATGTCGCCCATGGCCTATACCACCATCCTGCTGGTCTCGGTGATCGGCTTCATCATGTGGCCGCACCTGTTCACCAAATCCTTCACGACGACCGAGAAGAAGATCAAGCAGACCGTGCTGGTCTATCCGCTGTTCGCGATCTTCCTGGTGCCGATCCTGTTCATCGGCTTCTCCGCCGTGGGCATCGTCGATCCGTCGGAACTGTCCGGCCCGGACACGATCCTGCCCCATCTGGTGACCAGCGAACTGGGGGCGAGCGGGCTGGTGTACGGCCTGATCGGAGCCGGCGCGCTGGCCGCGGCGATGTCGTCGGCGGACGCGATTACCCATGGCGGATCAGTGTCTTTCGGCCGGGACATCATCCAGCCTCTCAAGCCCGATCTGTCCGAGCGGGCGCAGATCTGGGTCATGCGCCTGTCGGTCGTGGCGATCGGGACGGTTGCCTATTACCTGTCCATCTTCGGGGCCGCCGGGCTGGTGCAGCTTCTGGTCGGCGCGTACGGGTCGATTGTCCAGTTCGCGCCGGCCGTCTACGGCGCCCTATGGTGGCGGCGCGGCACGGCGCCGGGCGTGATCGCCGGTTTGGTCGGCGGCATCGTGGTCAATTACTACTTTCAGCTCGTCCAGCCCGCGACGCCGCTGGACATCAATGCCGGGATCCTGGGCCTCATCGTCAACGTCGTCCTCTTCATCGGAATCAGCATGATGACGCAGCCGGACGAGGCTGCGGCCGAAGACTACGTCGAGGCCTGATCATCCGCGGGCCGGGCGCCGCTGCGCCCGGCCCGCCCGTTCCATACAGCCTGCCGTTCCACTCGCCGCGATGCGTCGGCCCGGCTGTCCCGGCTTGGTCAACCTGGCCGGGCACTGCTCTAGCGGGCCCGGCGGGCCAGTATGTTCAGGCTTTCTATCATAGCGGAAAAGGCCATCGCCGCGTAGATGTAGCCCTTCGGCACATGGGCGCCGAAGCCTTCGGCGATCAGCGTCATGCCGATCATCAGCAGGAACCCCAGCGCCAGCATGACGACCGTCGGGTTCCTGGCGATGAAGTTCGCCAGAGGGTCGGCGGCCACCAGCATGACGGTGACGGCGACCAGCACGGCGATCACCATGATCGGGATATGCTCGGTC contains:
- a CDS encoding MBL fold metallo-hydrolase gives rise to the protein MAEAGMNRRALLGTAAAVTATAAAGPLGSGAAHAQGAPPQANAQLPGAFRYKVGSFEVTSLFDGYGTRPMDDKFVVNAPLDQVQGALKDAFRPTDSLRITYTPAVVHTGSQIVLLDAGSGGKLGPTTGMMSRNMAVAGIDPASITTLVISHFHGDHISGIKGTDNSLAFANAEILVPEAEWAYWMDEGEMSRAPAARQSAFELVRSTFGDLGDRVRRYKAEEEIIPGFTAVEAHGHTPGHTALQISSGNETVMALADTTNVPFLFVRNPDWSAVFDMDADMARATRRRLLDRIAADRALAFGYHWGLPNAGHIRRAGSGYEFVPLNYVQTL
- a CDS encoding penicillin acylase family protein; translation: MEKFTKRALGACSLLALMVTAATAQTGSPARVTETTYRVAGLTTPAEIIVDRWGVPHLYAENTYDVFFVQGFNAARDRLWQIDLWRKRGLGELARDFGPAYVEQDRMARQLLYRGDMYREWLAYGSDSKRIAQRYTDGVNAFVTLARQNADLLPMEFKLLGYQPSYWLPEDVVRIRSHGLTRNLDSEIERAAVACAADLKTDLMRRTLEVDAETTGWDTKVPEGLDPCAIPPQVAQAYKLGTGSVSFTKEKLAGGQRANLEPGREPEIEPTALGSNNWAIAPEKTTTGRAILANDPHRAHGAPSLRYIAHLNAPGFSVIGAGEPSLPGISIGHNGKIAFGLTIFSIDQEDLYVYDLNPADRSQYNYQGRWEPMTTVSDEIPVKGQSDRKVGLRYTRHGPVLYVDETNNKAYAVRAAWLEPGMAPYFGSIDYMRAENWDEFLGAMNRWGSPSENQVYADADGNIGWKPGGLTPVRPNWDGLLPVPGDGRYEWAGYRDMDELPVEYNPPRNWVGSANQNNLPPGYPNAEKKIGFEWTDPSRFDRISEVLGADRKFGLEDSMALQADTTSIQGRRVTALLDGLQSAEPEVGQALRLLTSWNGVLTADSAAGALYEIWFMKHLRPAVVRATVPKEAVELVDKGGVQSGEPAAIIAVLEQPDQRLGSDPAEARNALLLDTLKPAISELKAKLGPDMQAWRWASLHHGYFEHPLAAVVGTEEKRLLDVGPFPKGGSGFTPNATTYRTSDFRITAGGSFKMVLDVGNWDASRAVNTPGQSGNPNSPHYRDLAPLWQQEQYFPLLYSRKEIEEAAAERIRLIPSN
- a CDS encoding M20 aminoacylase family protein, which gives rise to MKIDDRIREMHGELTEWRRDLHAHPELGFEEHRTSDFVARKLEEFGLEVHRGIAKTGVVGVLRAGRGGNQAIGLRADMDALPINEANDLPYKSTAPGKMHACGHDGHTTMLLGAARYLAETKRFDGTAYFIFQPAEETAGGGRVMVEEGLMDRFPMAAVYGMHNWPGLPVGSVGAVVGPVMASMDTFEITVTGLGTHAAMPHLGRDPIVAGANLVSTLQTIASRTIAPTDAVVVSVTQFHAGDAFNVIPETVNIRGTVRTLDRDVQAGMEPALRRICEGVAHAHGITMELRYTYGYPVTVNTAAETEFARIVAAQVVGSDQVRTDLAPSMGAEDFAFMLEHRPGCYVWVGNGPTDGNRLLHNPRYDFNDDILPIGVSYWGELVERALPARG
- a CDS encoding sodium:solute symporter family protein, which produces MERWMIALLAMGVYLVFAFLIGLLAGRGRSFWSVSEYTVADRGLGLVLMWFLMGGTVFSAFAFLGGPGWAYSKGAASFYILAYTCLGLLPWYLIGPKVARIGERKNFYTMGDFLGDRYRSRAIQVLVGIISVLAFIQYLTLQIKGMAYVFNVLTEDAIPIWLGALISYGIVIVYVATSGVRGAAWSDVLQGILMLVVAWVVGFTLVYQFHDGIGAMFRGIAESRPGFLTIGGEGSAMSPMAYTTILLVSVIGFIMWPHLFTKSFTTTEKKIKQTVLVYPLFAIFLVPILFIGFSAVGIVDPSELSGPDTILPHLVTSELGASGLVYGLIGAGALAAAMSSADAITHGGSVSFGRDIIQPLKPDLSERAQIWVMRLSVVAIGTVAYYLSIFGAAGLVQLLVGAYGSIVQFAPAVYGALWWRRGTAPGVIAGLVGGIVVNYYFQLVQPATPLDINAGILGLIVNVVLFIGISMMTQPDEAAAEDYVEA